One genomic region from Pseudoduganella lutea encodes:
- a CDS encoding DUF1697 domain-containing protein, which produces MSTQRQIALLRGVNVGRAKRIAMADLRKVLGDLGFSGVRTLLNSGNAVFDCPAADAAQSALRIEEALVLKLGVPARVTVLDAHQLAEVVAANPLLDLASDPARLMVAVLSNPADRTRLEALAHQQWQPEAFALGQWAAYIWCSDGVLASRAAAAMGNLLGDAVTTRNWSTITKLHSLAMET; this is translated from the coding sequence ATGAGCACACAGCGGCAGATTGCCCTGCTACGGGGCGTCAATGTCGGCCGTGCCAAGCGCATCGCCATGGCGGATTTGCGCAAGGTATTGGGCGACCTGGGCTTTTCCGGCGTCCGCACGTTGCTCAACAGTGGCAATGCCGTGTTCGACTGTCCCGCGGCCGACGCGGCACAGTCCGCCTTGCGCATCGAGGAAGCGCTCGTACTGAAGCTTGGCGTGCCCGCACGCGTGACCGTGCTCGATGCGCACCAACTGGCCGAGGTGGTGGCCGCGAACCCGCTGCTGGATCTTGCCTCGGACCCCGCCCGGCTGATGGTCGCCGTGCTCAGCAATCCAGCCGACCGCACCAGGCTGGAAGCGCTGGCACACCAGCAATGGCAGCCGGAGGCGTTCGCGCTGGGGCAATGGGCCGCCTATATATGGTGCAGCGATGGCGTGCTGGCCAGCCGTGCCGCCGCGGCGATGGGCAACCTGCTGGGCGATGCCGTAACGACCCGCAACTGGAGTACCATTACCAAACTACATTCTTTGGCGATGGAAACTTAA